Below is a window of Sulfurisphaera ohwakuensis DNA.
CAATTAGTAATTGAGTCTCAAGATAAAGATAGATTAATAGAAAGACTAAACAATTTAAATAATTTAATAGAAGATATACAATCAAGAAAAGTAAGTGCAATTAGTATAGTTGGTTGCGGATTAAGAAACAAGGAAATTTCGGCTAAAGTCATTAATAAGGCTTCATCACTAGACCCTATTTTCATATCTAGAGGTCTGAAAGGCGTTAGCTTAACATTTATAGTTGATGAAAAAGATGAAAATAGTTTAGCCAAAGAACTTCATGAGGTGATCCTGGAGTGGCAGACAAAATAAAAGTTTCACTTCTAGGCTCTACTGGAATGGTAGGACAAAAAATGGTAAAAATGTTAGCAAAGCATCCTTATTTAGAGTTAGTAAAAGTTAGTGCTTCCCCTTCGAAAATTGGTAAAAAATATAAAGATGCAGTAAAGTGGATAGAGCAAGGAGACATACCAGAAGAAGTACAAGATTTACCAATAGTTTCAACAAATTATGAAGATCATAAAGACGTTGATGTAGTATTGTCAGCTTTACCAAATGAATTAGCAGAATCAATAGAACTTGAACTTGTGAAAAACGGAAAGATAGTTGTGTCTAATGCTAGTCCATTTAGAATGGACCCAGATGTACCATTAATTAACCCAGAAATTAATTGGGAACACCTAGAATTACTTAAATTTCAAAAGGAAAGAAAAGGTTGGAAAGGTATTCTAGTAAAAAATCCTAATTGTACAGCTGCTATAATGTCAATGCCAATAAAACCCTTAATTGAAATAGCAACAAAATCTAAAATAATAATTACTACACTACAAGCAGTAAGTGGAGCTGGATATAATGGAATATCATTTATGGCAATAGAGGGTAATATAATCCCATACATTAAAGGAGAAGAAGACAAAATAGCAAAAGAACTAACTAAATTAAACGGAAAACTTGAAAATAATCAAATAATTCCAGCAAACTTAGACTCAACTGTTACATCAATTAGAGTACCTACAAGAGTAGGGCATATGGGAGTTATTAACATTATTACAAATGAGAGAATCAACATAGAGGAAATAAAGAAAACACTAAAGAATTTTAAATCTTTACCTCAACAGAAAAATTTACCTACCGCACCAAAACAACCAATAATAGTAAGAGATGAAGAAGATAGACCACAGCCGATTATTGATGTAAATGCAGAAAGTGGCATGGCTGTAACTGTGGGCAGAATAAGACATGAAAATAACGTGCTTAGGTTAGTCGTTTTAGGAGATAATTTAGTTAGAGGAGCTGCTGGAATAACAATACTTACCGTAGAAGTTATGAGAGAATTAGGGTACATTTAGATGTTAAAGATAGATTTTCATGTTCATACCTATTATAGTGATGGAAAAGAATCACCAAAAGAAATGTTAAATTATGCATTAAAAGTTGGACTTAACGGAATAGCTATAACTGATCACGACACATCCAAAGCTCATATAACATTCAAAAATAAATTTATAATCCCAGGGCAAGAAGTTACTACAGAATTTGGACATGTAGTCATATTATGTAATTTTCCTCCTTCTCCTCCTAGGAAAATTAGTGAATTAATAGATTATGCAAAAGAGAATAGTTGTATTGTTTTTCCTTCTCACCCATTTGACATATTTCGTAAAGGAATAGGACATAAGGTGTTCAACTATAATTTTCATGCCATAGAAATATTTAATTCTAAAGCACCTAAGTCAGCTAATAAAAAAGCTGAAGAAGTTGCCAAACAATTAGGATTACCAGGATTAGCAAACAGTGACTCTCATATAAAATATGCTCTAGGATCTGCATATAACGTAGTTAATTTAAGTGAATTTAACGTAGACGAAATTTTAGATAATATTAGGAAAAATAGAATAGAAGCTGTGAGAATAGGATTAACCGTAAAGGCTAAGTTTGAGATAGCTAAATGGTATATACA
It encodes the following:
- the asd gene encoding aspartate-semialdehyde dehydrogenase; this encodes MADKIKVSLLGSTGMVGQKMVKMLAKHPYLELVKVSASPSKIGKKYKDAVKWIEQGDIPEEVQDLPIVSTNYEDHKDVDVVLSALPNELAESIELELVKNGKIVVSNASPFRMDPDVPLINPEINWEHLELLKFQKERKGWKGILVKNPNCTAAIMSMPIKPLIEIATKSKIIITTLQAVSGAGYNGISFMAIEGNIIPYIKGEEDKIAKELTKLNGKLENNQIIPANLDSTVTSIRVPTRVGHMGVINIITNERINIEEIKKTLKNFKSLPQQKNLPTAPKQPIIVRDEEDRPQPIIDVNAESGMAVTVGRIRHENNVLRLVVLGDNLVRGAAGITILTVEVMRELGYI
- a CDS encoding CehA/McbA family metallohydrolase, translating into MLKIDFHVHTYYSDGKESPKEMLNYALKVGLNGIAITDHDTSKAHITFKNKFIIPGQEVTTEFGHVVILCNFPPSPPRKISELIDYAKENSCIVFPSHPFDIFRKGIGHKVFNYNFHAIEIFNSKAPKSANKKAEEVAKQLGLPGLANSDSHIKYALGSAYNVVNLSEFNVDEILDNIRKNRIEAVRIGLTVKAKFEIAKWYIQRKLRIEKDTSRIMREV